From the genome of Oryza glaberrima chromosome 1, OglaRS2, whole genome shotgun sequence:
GGTTTCATACTTTCATTTGTGGGATGCTACTAgctacatgtattttttttccatggtaaatattaattaatttgtaccgCTAAAAATTGACCTGCACATAAATGTTGTCGTCACAAACGAGTTGAAGCCAGAAACacctaaaattaagttttttttttcctttggagggagcaaatattttttttcctcaaaatttGCCAAAGCTATATGAAAATTCAGCCATAAGGCCTCTTCAGGGAACTGATCTAATTATGGTCCAAATTACCTACCAAATCTAAGAGATCGAATTAATGAACTTGCATGATGCATATGGATACAAATATACAGAACAGCATGATGgtattttggtaactatatactACATGCATGCTGATATGGGCCTGTGACCTATTGCTTTTGTCTAGTACCAAATCAAAGAGATCCCAACCTTAGCTCAATGTGGTACTTTCGATTAGGTATAATGTTCCTTTCATGATCCCCCCCTAATTGCCAACCTATATATGCGGCAACTCAGCACAAGAGAATACTAGCTGCCTTGCAGTGCAAATTCAACAACTGCTCACTATTCACTATTGATCACTCGATCGCTGCTTCTTCCAATCATTTTATGCGACAATCAACAAGCAAATTAAATATCATCatcattaatattttatttagagaaaattatataatcaaggtgtagtaattaattaattaatagtgaaagaaaaggaaagtatatatgcatgcttaATTTGTAGCTGAAGAAAGGTGTTGACTAATTCCGGATTATTGTACCTGAAGATGAGATTGTGTGAGTCCTAGCTTGCCGGCCAAGTACTTCATCACCACTTCCACCTTCATGTTGCTATCCCTGTGAAAAATGTGCAAGTAGATATATTCATTCATTATCTTAATGTGTGTTTTATGTAACTAGGACCTTTGGAAATTCCATATAAGACATTATAAATCAAGAGAAAAACTTTATTTGATTGGTACCTAGCTAGACCGACCTATATAGAAACTTAAAGACTACTAGTTAGCTAGATATATATGCCTTGCAGAAACAAGCTACACAGTGATGATAGCTACACATGAATGAGCAATTTTatggtccttgaggaggtaccatgaggtaccactttttctattgtaaatttggtatctaTTGGTACCTAAATAACATGAGGTACCAacttttacactaaatttttggtacctcatggtacctcctcaagaaccgtaaaattACTCACACATGAATATATATGCAAACTAAATGGACATGGATTGTTATGCATTTAATAGTTTGTACTTTGAAATTAAAGGAGAGAAttaagcatgattttttttgaagatATACATAATTAACTTACTTGATTCTAAGGTAGCTCTTTGGTATCTGGGGCAAAATGGGCTCTCGAAATCTGCAAACATGAAAACAAGATTAGACATTATTAAGAGCTAAATGGTTACAAACACAAgataaatttagatatataaaagcTAGCTTGTGCAGATAAACAATATCTACACATATATCTGTATTGGGCTTATTTGCATTGTTGTCATGAGGTGCATATACTAGCTACTTTAATTTGCATGTATGCATATAACCAATCTTATATGGAATGGATCAACATGTTAATGATCACAAGTttacatgcaatttttttttgaggaagtttacatgtaatttttttttaaaataatggaaatggattacatctcttacatgtaaatatatatatatatgtatatacacttACTGATCAGGGGATGCCTGAAGTGTCAGCCACAAGCCGGCAGCATCAGCAGCCGCCGCTCTTCGCGGCGGGCTGATGACCCTCATCACGCCGGGGAGATCGCCGGAGCTCCTCAACGGCCGCGCGAACGGGaagaacgacggcggcggacaccggccgccgccgtggccgtactggtggtggtggtggtggtggtagctcCTCAAGATCGGCAGCGGGAACAGCGGCGGCCTCCCGTTGTACTGCTTGGCGGCGAACACGTCCAGCTCCGGCGCCGTGGGCgtagacgacgacggcgccgccgccgccgccggagcggtggcggtcggcgccgcggcggcgaggccgagctgGAGCCAGTccttgtcgccgtcgtcgtcgtctcctgcACCGCCGCCACGAGAGCTCgtgccggcggccgcgtcgtctTCGGGCGGCGCCATGGCTAGCTGGtatcttgccgccgccggctgctggtggtggtggtggtgacgtctacgcgccggcgcggcggcggcggcggtgtcgagcTGGGTGGCGATGCAGTATTGGGGAGTACAGGACGACGACGAGTTGCCGCCGCccctcttgctgctgctgctgctgtcatGGTGGAACAGGCGGCTCCTAGCTGgcaccatggcggcggcggcggcggcggcgacgacgacgacaacgacaacctgctgctgctgctgacctCGATCCTGCATCTAGCTGCACGTCTCATGTCTCTCACGCACTCATCCGATTACACCACGACGAGCTCCACCATCTCCATCCATGGCCGCAATCCTTTAGTAATTAACAAGAACTCAACAAGTGCAAAGAaagaaactagctagctagctacgccATGGATGAGACAGACATCCTCCATGGCTGTAGCTATAGCTTCAAAGGCAGGAAATTAAAGATTGGAGCAAATTGGAGAGAGAGATAATCTAGGAGAGATCGATGAAAGGGGTTGTGAGATGAGATGTGATGAATCCTTTTCTCTCCTGTAGGGGAGCAAACTCGAAGGAGAAGAGacaaggagaagaggaggagagctagctagctgatggAGGCCTCACTTTCCCTTTGCTCTCAAATGAACTTGGAGCCTAGCTTCTCACCCTTATGCCAAGGGATGCAATACAAATtaatactagctagctagctactttcTAGTTGTAGAGAGAGATGCACCAGCTTGAGGAGAGATAAACTAATTATGTGATTAAATTAGAGATAAGCAAAGATTGTGAATAGCTGTCATCAgtgatgaattatatatatatatatatatatatatatatatatatatatatatctttggtttttaattaattaattaattatgtataatGTGTGATTTTGTGAGATGGAAGGATTAAGGGT
Proteins encoded in this window:
- the LOC127783591 gene encoding protein LAX PANICLE 2-like isoform X2, with product MQDRGQQQQQVVVVVVVAAAAAAAMVPARSRLFHHDSSSSSKRGGGNSSSSCTPQYCIATQLDTAAAAAPARRRHHHHHQQPAAARYQLAMAPPEDDAAAGTSSRGGGAGDDDDGDKDWLQLGLAAAAPTATAPAAAAAPSSSTPTAPELDVFAAKQYNGRPPLFPLPILRSYHHHHHHQYGHGGGRCPPPSFFPFARPLRSSGDLPGVMRVISPPRRAAAADAAGLWLTLQASPDQFREPILPQIPKSYLRIKDSNMKVEVVMKYLAGKLGLTQSHLQRAASSSLLAGQKCQRQHLVLITATKLQGRRRRRRRG
- the LOC127783591 gene encoding protein LAX PANICLE 2-like isoform X1, producing the protein MQDRGQQQQQVVVVVVVAAAAAAAMVPARSRLFHHDSSSSSKRGGGNSSSSCTPQYCIATQLDTAAAAAPARRRHHHHHQQPAAARYQLAMAPPEDDAAAGTSSRGGGAGDDDDGDKDWLQLGLAAAAPTATAPAAAAAPSSSTPTAPELDVFAAKQYNGRPPLFPLPILRSYHHHHHHQYGHGGGRCPPPSFFPFARPLRSSGDLPGVMRVISPPRRAAAADAAGLWLTLQASPDQFREPILPQIPKSYLRIKDSNMKVEVVMKYLAGKLGLTQSHLQVELTCRGQLLPPFLLVKNVRDSIWCSSLRPSCREDDDGDGEDDLVELHRRSPAAAATTDHVMALVYSTSSSCH